One Thiocapsa sp. genomic window carries:
- a CDS encoding protein phosphatase 2C domain-containing protein → MTRFGFTSATLGKAGARANNEDACGAREDADGGVWVVADGLGGHGGGEVAAGIAVETLLGALDPAAGLGSAGLLTALTDAAGAVRARQQVEPALSGMRTTVVVLASDGERALWAHLGDSRLYWFREGRILMQTADHSVPQALVQAGELAPEAVRFHEDRNRLLRTLGDEKPLRPSIPEAPLALADGDACLLCSDGFWESVTEAEMEIALAKAGDPAQWLTLMEECLRGRDHPGQDNYTALAIWFERSDAAP, encoded by the coding sequence ATGACCCGCTTCGGCTTCACCAGCGCGACCCTCGGCAAGGCCGGCGCGCGTGCGAACAACGAGGATGCGTGCGGCGCTCGCGAGGACGCCGACGGCGGTGTTTGGGTGGTCGCCGACGGGCTGGGCGGCCACGGGGGCGGCGAGGTGGCGGCGGGGATTGCCGTGGAGACGCTGCTCGGCGCGCTGGATCCCGCCGCCGGGCTCGGCTCGGCCGGCTTGCTGACTGCCTTGACCGACGCGGCGGGGGCGGTTCGCGCCCGTCAGCAGGTCGAGCCGGCGCTGAGCGGTATGCGCACCACGGTGGTCGTGTTGGCGAGCGACGGTGAGCGTGCGCTCTGGGCGCATCTGGGCGACAGCCGTTTGTACTGGTTTCGCGAGGGGCGGATTCTCATGCAGACCGCCGACCACAGTGTTCCGCAGGCGCTGGTGCAGGCCGGCGAGCTGGCACCCGAGGCGGTGCGTTTTCACGAAGACCGCAATCGGTTGCTCCGCACGCTGGGCGACGAGAAGCCGCTGCGCCCGAGCATCCCGGAGGCGCCGCTGGCGCTCGCGGACGGGGATGCGTGCTTGCTCTGTTCCGACGGGTTTTGGGAGTCGGTCACCGAGGCCGAGATGGAGATCGCCCTGGCCAAGGCCGGCGACCCGGCGCAGTGGTTGACCTTGATGGAGGAGTGTCTGCGCGGTCGGGATCATCCCGGTCAGGATAATTACACCGCGCTGGCGATCTGGTTCGAGAGGAGCGACGCGGCTCCATGA
- a CDS encoding FHA domain-containing protein produces MSMVSCGSGHFYNDEEHTSCPFCGVALDLGATRPLTGIGDAIRPVAEPGHTRAVGTPPRAALDRDPGATRHVWAKRMGGVDPVVGWLVCVDGPERGRDYRLHTERNFIGRAPTMDVAITGDATVSRENHAVVSFNPKRQTFRLAPGDSRGLVYLNDEEVTLAVELNPYDRIELGETTLLFVPFCGESFSWPVEAKP; encoded by the coding sequence ATGAGTATGGTGTCCTGCGGCAGCGGCCATTTCTACAACGACGAGGAGCACACGAGCTGTCCGTTCTGCGGTGTCGCCCTGGACCTGGGCGCGACGCGACCGCTGACGGGCATCGGCGACGCGATTCGGCCGGTGGCCGAGCCCGGACACACGCGCGCTGTCGGAACGCCGCCGCGCGCTGCGCTGGATCGCGATCCGGGTGCGACGCGGCATGTCTGGGCCAAGCGGATGGGCGGGGTCGATCCCGTGGTCGGCTGGCTGGTGTGTGTGGATGGACCGGAGCGCGGCCGGGATTATCGGTTGCACACCGAGCGCAACTTCATCGGTCGCGCCCCGACCATGGATGTCGCCATCACCGGGGACGCGACCGTGAGCCGCGAGAATCACGCGGTCGTCAGCTTCAACCCCAAGCGGCAGACCTTCCGTCTGGCGCCCGGAGACAGTCGCGGTCTGGTCTATCTGAACGACGAGGAGGTCACCCTCGCCGTCGAGTTGAACCCTTACGATCGGATCGAGTTGGGCGAGACGACGCTCCTGTTCGTGCCCTTTTGCGGCGAATCCTTCAGTTGGCCGGTCGAGGCCAAGCCATGA
- a CDS encoding FHA domain-containing protein: protein MTGEGRYAGVRSLRARLRAGLIAGLLLAWSTAALPADPPAAVPTSLRLVQALAEGTDLTAYVTVRDEAGNPVPGSALGPLQSTLGAHPAEVVSVTPFAETGEGVLYVFLVDISASLDAAQFGRIRDALRDWVAAMGEHDQAAILTFGTDVRTVVAPTAERARLTAALDALEARDPRTAFYEALAQGLALGQQRGERLPTRRALVILSDGVDDAPGGMTIEEVEARLADSPVPIYAVGFSRVRDAAQRERGLAALGRFARRSGGMFVDASSGDPGSAYAAMREAIRAVERVQLRCPTCVADGNRYRLQIALTVEGLTLTDGTDVRLYPATPSSPEATAETPTGPPSEPPAVGAEVAAETPSSDASSTPPVLPEDAGPLQALWSRVPGWSWWLGAVAIGLALILAGLVRRRARRARPSDANAIPDTPPFDASEPIPLVPDLDLYPDPGPEPVGPQPTAENATREAPRPTLAEGPTVSLTFMGGRRRGETVELVLAPAALIGRSGACALALSDDDEVSAQHARLVAQGHLVILGDLGSTNGTLLNGVPLTAPSPVRDGDVVRLGQAELRVNGVGRW from the coding sequence ATGACCGGCGAGGGCCGGTACGCCGGCGTTCGGTCGCTGCGCGCGCGGTTGCGTGCCGGCTTGATCGCGGGCCTGTTGCTGGCCTGGTCGACGGCGGCTCTGCCGGCGGATCCACCGGCCGCCGTGCCGACCAGTCTGCGTCTCGTCCAGGCGCTGGCCGAGGGGACCGATCTCACGGCCTATGTAACGGTGCGCGACGAGGCCGGCAATCCGGTCCCCGGCAGCGCGCTCGGACCGCTGCAATCCACGCTCGGCGCTCACCCGGCCGAGGTCGTGTCGGTCACCCCCTTCGCCGAGACCGGCGAGGGCGTGCTCTATGTCTTTCTGGTGGACATCTCGGCGTCGCTCGATGCAGCCCAATTCGGGCGCATCCGCGACGCGCTGCGCGATTGGGTCGCCGCGATGGGCGAGCATGACCAGGCCGCGATCCTGACCTTCGGCACCGACGTCCGCACGGTTGTTGCGCCGACGGCCGAGCGCGCCCGACTGACTGCGGCGCTGGACGCGCTGGAGGCAAGGGACCCGCGCACCGCCTTTTACGAGGCATTGGCGCAGGGGCTTGCCCTCGGGCAACAACGCGGTGAGCGGCTGCCGACGCGCCGTGCACTGGTGATCCTGAGCGACGGAGTCGACGACGCGCCGGGCGGGATGACGATCGAGGAGGTCGAGGCGCGCTTGGCGGACAGCCCGGTGCCCATCTATGCCGTCGGGTTCAGCCGCGTGCGGGACGCGGCGCAACGGGAGCGGGGGCTCGCCGCCCTGGGGCGCTTCGCCCGTCGCTCCGGCGGGATGTTCGTCGACGCCAGCTCGGGAGACCCCGGCTCGGCCTATGCCGCGATGCGCGAGGCCATCCGGGCCGTGGAGCGCGTGCAACTGCGCTGCCCGACCTGTGTTGCCGACGGCAATCGCTATCGCTTGCAGATCGCGCTGACCGTCGAGGGTCTGACCCTGACCGACGGGACGGATGTCCGGCTGTATCCGGCGACGCCCTCGTCCCCCGAGGCGACCGCCGAGACTCCGACGGGTCCACCGTCGGAACCGCCGGCTGTCGGCGCCGAGGTCGCGGCCGAGACGCCGTCATCGGATGCGTCGTCCACTCCGCCGGTGTTGCCCGAGGACGCGGGCCCATTGCAGGCGCTGTGGTCTCGCGTGCCTGGATGGTCCTGGTGGCTCGGTGCCGTGGCGATCGGATTGGCGCTCATCCTCGCCGGGCTGGTCCGGCGGCGCGCCCGGCGTGCCCGGCCATCGGACGCCAACGCCATCCCAGATACGCCCCCCTTCGATGCGTCCGAGCCGATCCCGCTTGTACCGGACCTGGACCTGTATCCGGACCCGGGTCCGGAGCCTGTCGGCCCGCAGCCCACCGCCGAGAATGCCACGCGGGAAGCGCCCCGGCCCACGCTTGCCGAAGGGCCGACCGTGAGCCTGACCTTCATGGGCGGTCGACGGCGGGGTGAGACGGTCGAACTGGTGCTCGCGCCGGCGGCCCTGATCGGTCGCTCGGGCGCCTGCGCGCTGGCCTTGAGCGATGACGACGAGGTGTCGGCACAGCATGCGCGGCTGGTTGCGCAAGGACATCTGGTGATACTGGGGGATCTGGGCTCGACCAACGGGACCTTGCTCAACGGCGTCCCGCTGACCGCGCCGAGCCCCGTGCGTGATGGGGATGTCGTGCGGCTCGGACAGGCCGAGCTTCGGGTCAACGGAGTCGGCAGATGGTGA
- a CDS encoding protein phosphatase 2C domain-containing protein — protein sequence MVSESLPPTRRQARDDPADRAAATPAAEPSPIVPVLRPGNAQWIGTRPEQQDAFAFEGCDARGVTASSTVLVVLADGMGGLQAGREASRLAVTTFRSSFAARPPERPVAEALDTALQAANRAVHALARTTAGEGEVGTTLVAAAVCEARLFWVGVGDSRLYLYRGADRSLTPCTEDHNLARELQAQVDVGALDPAAVAEHPDRNALTSFLGLAEVPLVDRNRRPLTLHTGDRLLLCSDGVDGVLDRAALAAPLAGDPQAAADALIAALRASGQAHQDNATVAVLACELATALEVASVPLRRSRRPRVIAVSLMLGLVLVLGAGAAAWFGLDWWQARSDARQTASTSPIAPQPDEVGSVEAGAPEESGAVPPEPMPSDPSGVVPPPVEPGRDAPAASDAPVATLPESE from the coding sequence ATGGTGAGTGAGTCCTTACCCCCGACTCGGCGGCAGGCCCGGGATGACCCTGCCGATCGCGCTGCGGCGACACCGGCCGCCGAACCCAGCCCCATCGTGCCGGTCTTGCGACCCGGGAACGCCCAGTGGATCGGGACCCGTCCGGAACAGCAAGACGCCTTTGCCTTCGAGGGTTGCGATGCCCGGGGCGTGACGGCATCGAGCACCGTGCTGGTCGTGTTGGCCGACGGCATGGGCGGGTTGCAGGCCGGGCGCGAGGCCAGTCGGCTCGCCGTGACGACCTTCCGATCGAGCTTCGCGGCCCGGCCGCCCGAACGGCCGGTTGCCGAGGCACTGGACACGGCCCTCCAGGCGGCAAACCGCGCTGTGCACGCGCTCGCGCGGACCACCGCGGGCGAGGGCGAGGTGGGCACGACCCTGGTCGCGGCGGCCGTGTGCGAGGCCCGTCTGTTCTGGGTTGGCGTCGGCGATAGTCGGCTCTATCTCTACCGAGGCGCGGATCGGTCGCTCACCCCCTGCACCGAGGACCATAACCTGGCCCGCGAGCTTCAGGCCCAGGTCGACGTCGGAGCGCTGGACCCCGCTGCCGTGGCCGAGCATCCCGATCGCAATGCACTCACCAGTTTCCTGGGTCTCGCGGAGGTCCCGCTGGTGGATCGCAATCGCCGTCCACTGACCCTGCATACGGGCGACCGGCTGTTGCTGTGCAGCGATGGGGTCGACGGGGTGTTGGATCGCGCCGCGCTTGCCGCCCCGCTGGCGGGCGACCCACAAGCCGCCGCCGATGCCTTGATCGCCGCGCTGCGGGCATCCGGGCAGGCGCATCAAGATAATGCCACCGTCGCGGTTCTGGCCTGCGAGTTGGCAACCGCGCTCGAGGTCGCGTCGGTCCCGCTGCGCCGCAGCCGACGTCCTCGCGTGATCGCAGTATCGCTTATGCTCGGTCTGGTTCTGGTGCTGGGGGCCGGCGCGGCCGCTTGGTTTGGTTTGGACTGGTGGCAAGCACGATCGGATGCGCGTCAGACTGCCTCGACCAGTCCGATTGCGCCGCAGCCGGACGAGGTCGGGAGTGTGGAGGCGGGCGCGCCTGAGGAATCGGGCGCGGTGCCACCTGAACCCATGCCGAGCGATCCGAGCGGGGTCGTTCCGCCGCCCGTCGAGCCGGGTCGAGACGCCCCGGCTGCTTCGGACGCGCCGGTCGCCACGCTCCCGGAGTCCGAATGA
- a CDS encoding FHA domain-containing protein, translating to MSTPRHTFSIGRERTCDLPLADDSVSARHAELTFLEGGKLLLTDCKSTNGTFLVGSDEQPRRIRQSLVSPLDRVRFGAVTLDVRALVEALRLKSAVPTSPPDQQPGDGAPLAQGRRLIRCVCGCVKSAGAPCPECGQ from the coding sequence ATGAGCACGCCCCGACACACCTTCTCGATCGGCCGGGAACGGACCTGCGACCTCCCGCTGGCCGATGATTCGGTGAGTGCGCGACATGCGGAACTCACCTTCCTGGAGGGCGGCAAGCTCCTCTTGACCGACTGCAAGAGCACCAACGGCACCTTCCTGGTCGGGTCCGACGAACAGCCTCGGCGGATCCGCCAAAGCCTGGTTTCCCCCCTGGATCGGGTGCGTTTCGGAGCGGTAACGCTGGATGTCCGTGCCCTCGTCGAGGCGTTGCGCCTGAAATCGGCGGTCCCGACCTCGCCCCCGGACCAGCAGCCGGGGGACGGCGCGCCCCTGGCGCAGGGGCGCCGCCTGATCCGCTGCGTCTGCGGTTGCGTGAAGTCCGCCGGCGCCCCCTGTCCGGAGTGCGGCCAGTGA
- a CDS encoding MotA/TolQ/ExbB proton channel family protein → MTRLSAVLWERPRRTAILALAIAAGMLFIGILTLALPAGSPAAMLLLDHHANPPPGYPFVYPFTVQNLTHLILFIGLGEVFCRWRSAVHEHAMLDEGLLPQAYEVVLQSHDLPAIRARVADRHDGEQGFLPGLVDLCILQFQASRSVDQTVSVLNSSLELMAHRVDLRYSLLRYLVWLIPTVGFIGTVIGIALALAMIDPTAEAQPLGEIARALGVSFYTTLVALAESAILVLLLHLVQAREELAVNQAGHYTLVHLINRLYAGR, encoded by the coding sequence GTGACGCGGCTCTCTGCGGTCCTGTGGGAACGGCCCCGGCGAACGGCCATCCTGGCGCTCGCGATCGCGGCTGGGATGCTCTTCATCGGCATTCTCACACTCGCCTTGCCCGCCGGCAGCCCGGCCGCGATGCTGCTGCTCGATCATCATGCCAACCCGCCGCCCGGCTATCCCTTTGTCTATCCCTTCACGGTTCAGAACCTCACGCATCTGATCCTGTTCATCGGATTGGGCGAGGTCTTCTGCCGCTGGCGCAGCGCGGTCCACGAGCACGCGATGCTCGACGAGGGCCTGTTGCCGCAAGCCTACGAGGTGGTGCTGCAATCCCACGATCTACCGGCCATCCGCGCGCGGGTGGCCGATCGGCACGACGGCGAGCAGGGCTTCCTGCCCGGCCTGGTCGATCTGTGCATCCTGCAGTTTCAGGCCAGCCGCTCGGTCGATCAGACCGTCAGCGTCCTCAACAGCAGCCTGGAGCTCATGGCCCACCGCGTGGACCTGCGCTACAGCCTGCTGCGCTACCTGGTCTGGCTGATCCCAACCGTTGGATTCATCGGGACCGTGATCGGCATCGCGCTCGCCTTGGCGATGATCGACCCGACCGCCGAGGCCCAACCGCTCGGGGAGATCGCCCGCGCCTTGGGGGTGAGCTTCTACACGACTCTGGTCGCCCTGGCCGAAAGCGCGATCCTGGTCCTGCTGCTGCATCTGGTGCAGGCCCGTGAAGAGCTGGCCGTCAATCAGGCGGGACACTACACCTTGGTGCATCTGATCAATCGGTTGTATGCCGGACGCTAG
- a CDS encoding NYN domain-containing protein translates to MIRKIFAIDLTPCDIVARERGAHFFPVQAVRELIAGDDVDVLETLVTLVERVAEDNPEAIASNQMNFTRKQHALEEAGARVIRAPAKRMPDGGFKQSDDQRLIIATLSLALRLRPEFVVLAAADGDFAPMVWELRNEGIRTEVLARPQMLASDLRRAAYSVIDIDDVLNTVGGAQ, encoded by the coding sequence ATGATCCGCAAAATCTTCGCCATCGATCTGACCCCTTGCGACATCGTTGCGCGTGAGCGGGGCGCGCATTTCTTTCCGGTACAGGCCGTGCGCGAGCTGATCGCGGGGGACGATGTCGACGTGCTCGAAACCCTGGTCACGCTGGTGGAGCGTGTCGCCGAGGACAATCCGGAAGCCATCGCCAGCAACCAGATGAACTTCACCCGCAAGCAGCACGCGCTCGAGGAAGCCGGCGCGCGGGTGATCCGGGCGCCGGCCAAGCGCATGCCCGACGGCGGCTTCAAGCAGTCCGACGATCAGCGCCTGATCATCGCCACGCTGTCGCTGGCCCTGCGGTTGCGCCCGGAGTTCGTGGTGCTGGCCGCCGCCGACGGCGACTTCGCACCCATGGTCTGGGAGCTGCGCAACGAGGGCATCCGCACCGAGGTGCTGGCCCGCCCGCAGATGCTCGCCAGCGATCTGCGCCGGGCGGCCTATTCGGTGATCGACATCGACGACGTACTCAACACGGTTGGAGGAGCACAGTAA
- a CDS encoding thiamine-monophosphate kinase: MTNNHRTLREVGERYIVREILGMLKPSERLLDGFGHDAAFFDMQLERDEILVINSDRSGLNIAYQLGLAGPQCVGDLGVSHAVSDIVAAGGQPEALSVALLLPADTRVDFVRELMQGAEAAARRYGAVLTGGDTKKNPKFAMVVTAIGKANRDKRLTRSSACSGDALVVTGNIGAMLLGTLAYKNDLSVPKGVRALLDQALIQQQPPFDLGRAFADAGVARACMDISDGLSGTLFSICGASQVGAIIDERAIPIHPDLRPLAESLGLRPMQLALGGGDWQYLYAIPVEKLTTAQRIAETLGARIATIGKTTTSLTVIARTLEGEYRHLQRIEHDSFRDGGQGMSYFEWLGNPLNCFGETLDPATHNDCLLL, encoded by the coding sequence ATGACTAACAATCACAGAACGCTCCGCGAGGTAGGGGAAAGGTACATTGTTCGGGAAATCCTCGGGATGCTTAAACCCTCGGAGCGATTGCTGGACGGATTTGGCCACGATGCCGCTTTTTTCGACATGCAGCTGGAACGCGATGAGATCCTTGTAATCAATTCGGATCGCTCCGGGCTGAACATCGCCTACCAACTCGGCCTAGCTGGGCCACAATGTGTCGGTGATCTCGGCGTGTCCCATGCTGTGAGCGATATCGTCGCTGCTGGGGGGCAGCCCGAGGCCCTCAGCGTGGCCTTGCTGCTGCCAGCAGACACCCGAGTGGATTTCGTCCGTGAGTTGATGCAGGGCGCTGAAGCTGCTGCCCGGCGCTATGGGGCAGTCCTTACCGGAGGGGATACCAAAAAAAACCCCAAGTTTGCCATGGTGGTCACTGCGATCGGAAAGGCCAATCGCGACAAACGGCTGACACGTTCCTCAGCATGCTCAGGGGATGCCTTGGTGGTCACCGGGAATATCGGCGCAATGCTGCTCGGCACACTCGCCTACAAGAACGATTTGTCGGTGCCCAAAGGGGTCCGCGCTCTGCTGGATCAAGCATTGATCCAGCAGCAGCCACCTTTTGACCTTGGCAGAGCTTTCGCCGACGCCGGCGTTGCTCGTGCCTGTATGGATATCAGCGATGGCCTGTCTGGCACCTTATTCAGCATCTGTGGGGCGAGCCAGGTGGGCGCGATCATTGACGAACGCGCGATACCTATCCATCCAGATTTGCGGCCTTTAGCGGAATCGCTCGGCCTGCGCCCGATGCAACTCGCTCTCGGAGGAGGGGACTGGCAGTACCTGTATGCCATACCCGTCGAGAAACTGACAACTGCACAGCGTATCGCTGAGACCCTTGGCGCCCGCATTGCGACGATCGGTAAAACAACGACCTCGCTAACGGTGATTGCGCGTACGCTAGAAGGTGAATACAGGCATCTGCAGCGCATCGAGCACGACAGTTTCCGTGATGGCGGACAAGGAATGAGTTATTTTGAATGGCTAGGGAATCCGCTCAACTGTTTTGGGGAGACGCTCGATCCAGCAACGCACAACGACTGTTTGCTGCTCTGA
- a CDS encoding thymidylate synthase gives MPHDSDTRLVHTSSLGECWLASIATVLQNGQTHHDEDVEIRELLGLTVHISEPKTHDPLIDAFGDRAVINRTLAKFAKGAEMPDRPFTYGACIYSHDGINQFEWLVGRLQAKRETKSATICLLTAGSRARNLPCLTTLDAKIRDARLELQFLFRSQNIFGRQYANLLALARLQAELATRCDVATGGLRGYIASAHIYSFDVIEARRILSGDCECIEDRYYQEGPASIRC, from the coding sequence ATGCCACACGACTCGGATACCCGTCTGGTTCACACGAGCAGCCTTGGGGAATGCTGGCTCGCAAGTATCGCGACCGTTCTTCAGAATGGACAGACGCATCATGACGAAGATGTCGAAATCCGCGAACTCCTCGGCCTAACGGTTCACATTTCAGAGCCGAAAACCCATGACCCACTTATTGACGCTTTCGGTGACAGGGCCGTCATTAACAGGACACTGGCGAAGTTTGCCAAAGGCGCGGAGATGCCCGATCGCCCATTCACCTACGGAGCATGCATCTATAGTCATGATGGAATCAATCAATTCGAATGGCTTGTCGGAAGACTGCAAGCGAAGCGCGAAACAAAGTCCGCCACGATCTGTCTACTAACCGCCGGCAGTCGCGCTAGGAATCTACCGTGCCTGACGACGCTGGATGCAAAAATCCGAGATGCTCGGCTAGAGTTACAATTCCTCTTCCGAAGCCAAAATATTTTCGGCAGGCAATACGCCAACCTTCTTGCGCTCGCCAGACTGCAGGCGGAACTTGCCACGCGCTGCGACGTCGCGACTGGGGGGTTGCGCGGATATATCGCCTCCGCTCATATCTATTCGTTTGACGTGATCGAGGCTAGGCGTATTCTTTCCGGAGATTGCGAATGCATTGAGGACAGATACTATCAAGAAGGACCTGCTTCAATTCGCTGCTGA